The Pseudonocardia sp. HH130630-07 DNA window GCACACCTCGTCGTGACCGAGGAGCTCACCGCGCACTGCGGCGACGAGTCGGTCCTCGACGCGGCGACCCAGGTGCTGCGCGAGCGGTTCGGCCTCGACCACTCGACGTTGCAGGTGGAGCACGCCGCCCACGTGGGGCACGAGAACCACTGCGGCTGACCCGCCCGCCGGCGCCGCGGCTACCGTGACCGGCGATGAGCAGCGAGCAGCGTGCCGTGGCGCCGGACGGCACCGGCCTCGGGTTCGACGTACACCCGCCGCGGGGGACCGGCCCGGGTGAGCCGTTGCTGCTGCTCGCCGGTCAGATCAATGCCCGGGTCTGGTGGAGCACGGTCCGGTCGTCGTTCGACGGGTACCGCACCGTCGCTCCCGACCACGCCGGTACCGGCACCAGCGACGACGCCGCCGACGGCGACTGGAGCACCCGCCGCTTCGCCCGGGACGTGGTGGCGGTCCTCGACGCCGCCGGGATCGACCGGGCGCACGTCTACGGCACGTCGATGGGCGGCCGGATCGCGCAGTGGCTCGCGATCGACCACCCGGACCGGGTCGGGGGACTCGTCCTGGGCTGCACGACCGGCGGTGGCAGCGGTGCCGTCCCGGCGGATCCCGCCGTGCTCCAGCGCCTCGCCGACCCCGGTGGTGGCCCGGCCGAGCTGCGCAGGCTGATGGCCGGGCCGGAGTGGACCGGCCCGCTGCCCGTGCTCGGCGACCCCGGGGCGGGTCCACGCGCCAGGGCCGGGCACCGCAGGGCCAGTGCCCGGCACGACGCCTGGGCGGCGCTCCCCGCGATCACCGCCCCGACCCTGGTGCTGCACGGCACCGCGGACGAGCTCACGCCACCCGGCAACGGCCGGTTGCTGGCCGGCCGCATCCCGGGTGCCCGGTTCGTGGCGTTCGAGGGCGCCCGGCACGCGTACTTCCTGGAGGACCGGGCGACCGACGAGGTGCTCCGGTTCCTCGCGGCACACCCGCTCGCCGCGGCCTGATCCGGAGGGCCCTACCCGGCGAGGTGCGACCAGCGCGGGGCGAGATCGGTCCACGGCCCCTCGTCGACGACCCGGCCCCGGTCCAGCACCACGACCCGGTCCGCCCGGGCCAGCGCCGCCCGCTTGGTGCTGGCGCCGACGACCGTGCCGCCGCGGCGGCGCAGCGCGGCCCACAGCTCGATCTCGGTCCGGACGTCCAGGGCCGAGGACACGTCGTCGGCGACGATCAGCTCCGCACCGGTCGCCAGCGCCCTGGCCATCGCCAGCCGCTGAACCTGGCCCCCGGACAGGCGGATGCCCCGGTGCCCGACGACGGCGTCCGTCCCGCCCG harbors:
- a CDS encoding alpha/beta fold hydrolase gives rise to the protein MSSEQRAVAPDGTGLGFDVHPPRGTGPGEPLLLLAGQINARVWWSTVRSSFDGYRTVAPDHAGTGTSDDAADGDWSTRRFARDVVAVLDAAGIDRAHVYGTSMGGRIAQWLAIDHPDRVGGLVLGCTTGGGSGAVPADPAVLQRLADPGGGPAELRRLMAGPEWTGPLPVLGDPGAGPRARAGHRRASARHDAWAALPAITAPTLVLHGTADELTPPGNGRLLAGRIPGARFVAFEGARHAYFLEDRATDEVLRFLAAHPLAAA